The Vidua chalybeata isolate OUT-0048 chromosome 6, bVidCha1 merged haplotype, whole genome shotgun sequence genome has a segment encoding these proteins:
- the SRP54 gene encoding signal recognition particle 54 kDa protein isoform X2, with translation MVLADLGRKITSALRSLSNATIINEEVLNAMLKEVCTALLEADVNIKLVKQLRENVKSAIDLEEMASGLNKRKMIQHAVFKELVKLVDPGVKAWTPTKGKQNIIMFVGLQGSGKTTTCSKLAYFYQRKGWKTCLICADTYRAGAFDQLKQNATKARIPFYGSYTEMDPVIIASEGVEKFKNENFEIIIVDTSGRHKQEDSLFEEMLQVANAIQPDNIVYVMDASIGQACEAQAKAFKDKVDVASVIVTKLDGHAKGGGALSAVAATKSPIIFIGTGEHIDDFEPFKTQPFISKLLGMGDIEGLIDKVNELKLDDNEALIEKLKHGQFTLRDMYEQFQNIMKMGPFSQILGMIPGFGTDFMSKGNEQESMARLKKLMTIMDSMNDQGGDMSKNVNPSQLAKLNQQMAKMMDPRVLHHMGGMAGLQSMMRQFQQGAAGNMKGMMGFNNM, from the exons ATGGTTCTGGCAGatcttggaagaaaaataacttcagcCTTGCGCTCACTGAGCAATGCCACAATTATCAATGAAGAG GTTTTAAATGCTATGTTAAAAGAAGTATGTACAGCATTACTGGAAGCTGATGTTAATATCAAACTTGTGAAGCAACTTAGAGAAAATGTCAA GTCTGCAATTGATCTTGAAGAAATGGCATCTGGccttaacaaaagaaaaatgatccAGCATGCAGTCTTTAAAGAGCTTGTTAAG CTTGTAGATCCTGGAGTCAAGGCATGGACACCtaccaaaggaaaacagaatattaTAATGTTTGTTGGTTTGCAAGGAAGTGGTAAAACAACAACTTGTTCAAAG TTAGCCTACTTCTAtcagaggaaaggctggaagaCTTGTCTAATATGTGCAGACACATACAGAGCAG GTGCTTTTGACCAGTTAAAGCAGAATGCCACAAAAGCAAGAATTCCCTTTTATGGGAG TTATACAGAAATGGATCCTGTAATAATTGCCTCAGAAGGTGTTGAGAAATTTAAGAATGAAAACTTTGAAATAATCATTGTTGATACAAGTGGACGTCACAAACAAGAAGACTCTTTGTTTGAAGAAATGTTACAAGTTGCTAATGCCATA CAACCAGATAACATTGTTTATGTGATGGATGCTTCCATTGGCCAAGCTTGTGAAGCTCAAGCTAAAGCTTTCAAAGACAAAGTAGATGTAGCTTCTGTTATTGTTACTAAGCTGGATGGACATGCCAAAGGAGGTGGAGCTCTTAGTGC GGTTGCTGCCACAAAGAGtcctattatttttattggaaCTGGCGAGCACATAGATGACTTTGAACCCTTTAAAACACAGCCTTTTATCAGCAAGCTGCTTG GTATGGGTGATATTGAAGGATTGATAGATAAAGTAAATGAGTTAAAGTTGGATGATAATGAAGCACTcatagaaaagctaaaacatG GTCAATTTACATTAAGAGATATGTATGAACAATTCCAAAACATCATGAAAATGGGACCATTCAGTCAGATCTTG GGCATGATCCCTGGTTTTGGAACTGACTTCATGAGTAAAGGCAATGAACAGGAATCAATGGCAAGGCTAAAGAAACTCATGACTATAATGGACAGTATGAATGATCAAG gCGGTGATATGTCCAAGAACGTAAACCCATCTCAGCTGGCCAAACTGAATCAGCAGATGGCAAAGATGATGGATCCAAGAGTTCTTCATCATATGG GTGGCATGGCCGGTTTGCAGTCAATGATGAGACAATTTCAACAAGGTGCTGCTGGGAATATGAAAGGCATGATGGGATTCAATAATATGTAA
- the FAM177A1 gene encoding LOW QUALITY PROTEIN: protein FAM177A1 (The sequence of the model RefSeq protein was modified relative to this genomic sequence to represent the inferred CDS: inserted 1 base in 1 codon), whose protein sequence is MTEAGVSGAPLSAGWLPAPVRGQPRXAASTAPAGGVTGGAARPLSPLRAAAGPLPPSPGAAAGGRMEQGLSAITLYCTPAAGAMEPEQQLSKGESGFENVELGVIGKKKKIPRRVIHFASGETMEEYSTDEEEDEQEKKDLLPPVDPTTLTWGPYLWFHMLRVATSTLSVCDFLGEKIASVLGISTPKYQYAIDEYYRMKREEEEEEQENKMSEEAERQHQERQNKQQAEAPVQTDQPGATACSSFVNVNFENEGDCPPTAENKQDVVPVPP, encoded by the exons ATGACCGAAGCCGGTGTCAGCGGTGCCCCACTCTCTGCCGGGTGGCTGCCGGCTCCTGTGCGCGGCCAGCCTC GGGCCGCAAGCACCGCCCCGGCGGGCGGTGTGACGGGCGGTGCCGCCCGGCCGCTCTCGCCTCTCCGGGCCGCGGCGGGCCCGCTGCCGCCCTCCCCCGGCGCCGCGGCGGGCGGGAGGATGGAACAGGGGCTGTCCGCCATCACCCTCTACTGCACGCCCGCCGCCGGCGCCATGGAGCCCGAGCAg cAACTTTCAAAGGGAGAAAGTGGCTTTGAGAATGTGGAGCTGGGTGTCataggaaagaagaagaaaattccaaGGAGGGTTATTCATTTTGCAAGTGGAGAAACAATGGAAGAATATAGCACagatgaagaggaagatgaacaagagaaaaaagacCTGTTGCCACCTGTAGATCCT ACAACACTCACGTGGGGACCTTACTTGTGGTTTCACATGCTGCGAGTTGCCACATCAACCTTATCAG tgTGTGATTTCCTGGGGGAAAAGATTGCATCTGTTCTGGGAATAAGCACACCAAAATACCAGTATGCCATTGATGAGTATTACAGAATGAAGAGAGAG gaggaagaggaggaacaggaaaacaagatgtcagaagaagcagaaagacagCATCAGGAACGGCAGAACAAGCAACAAGCTGAAGCTCCTGTCCAGACAGACCAGCCTGGAGCAACAGCATGCTCTTCATTTGTGAATGTAAACTTTGAAAATGAGGGAGATTGCCCGCccactgcagaaaataaacaagatgTAGTTCCTGTCCCTCCTTAA
- the SRP54 gene encoding signal recognition particle 54 kDa protein isoform X1 yields the protein MVLADLGRKITSALRSLSNATIINEEVLNAMLKEVCTALLEADVNIKLVKQLRENVKSAIDLEEMASGLNKRKMIQHAVFKELVKLVDPGVKAWTPTKGKQNIIMFVGLQGSGKTTTCSKLAYFYQRKGWKTCLICADTYRAGAFDQLKQNATKARIPFYGSYTEMDPVIIASEGVEKFKNENFEIIIVDTSGRHKQEDSLFEEMLQVANAIQPDNIVYVMDASIGQACEAQAKAFKDKVDVASVIVTKLDGHAKGGGALSAVAATKSPIIFIGTGEHIDDFEPFKTQPFISKLLGMGDIEGLIDKVNELKLDDNEALIEKLKHGQFTLRDMYEQFQNIMKMGPFSQILGMIPGFGTDFMSKGNEQESMARLKKLMTIMDSMNDQELDSTDGAKVFSKQPGRIQRVARGSGVSTRDVQELLTQYTKFAQMVKKMGGIKGLFKGGDMSKNVNPSQLAKLNQQMAKMMDPRVLHHMGGMAGLQSMMRQFQQGAAGNMKGMMGFNNM from the exons ATGGTTCTGGCAGatcttggaagaaaaataacttcagcCTTGCGCTCACTGAGCAATGCCACAATTATCAATGAAGAG GTTTTAAATGCTATGTTAAAAGAAGTATGTACAGCATTACTGGAAGCTGATGTTAATATCAAACTTGTGAAGCAACTTAGAGAAAATGTCAA GTCTGCAATTGATCTTGAAGAAATGGCATCTGGccttaacaaaagaaaaatgatccAGCATGCAGTCTTTAAAGAGCTTGTTAAG CTTGTAGATCCTGGAGTCAAGGCATGGACACCtaccaaaggaaaacagaatattaTAATGTTTGTTGGTTTGCAAGGAAGTGGTAAAACAACAACTTGTTCAAAG TTAGCCTACTTCTAtcagaggaaaggctggaagaCTTGTCTAATATGTGCAGACACATACAGAGCAG GTGCTTTTGACCAGTTAAAGCAGAATGCCACAAAAGCAAGAATTCCCTTTTATGGGAG TTATACAGAAATGGATCCTGTAATAATTGCCTCAGAAGGTGTTGAGAAATTTAAGAATGAAAACTTTGAAATAATCATTGTTGATACAAGTGGACGTCACAAACAAGAAGACTCTTTGTTTGAAGAAATGTTACAAGTTGCTAATGCCATA CAACCAGATAACATTGTTTATGTGATGGATGCTTCCATTGGCCAAGCTTGTGAAGCTCAAGCTAAAGCTTTCAAAGACAAAGTAGATGTAGCTTCTGTTATTGTTACTAAGCTGGATGGACATGCCAAAGGAGGTGGAGCTCTTAGTGC GGTTGCTGCCACAAAGAGtcctattatttttattggaaCTGGCGAGCACATAGATGACTTTGAACCCTTTAAAACACAGCCTTTTATCAGCAAGCTGCTTG GTATGGGTGATATTGAAGGATTGATAGATAAAGTAAATGAGTTAAAGTTGGATGATAATGAAGCACTcatagaaaagctaaaacatG GTCAATTTACATTAAGAGATATGTATGAACAATTCCAAAACATCATGAAAATGGGACCATTCAGTCAGATCTTG GGCATGATCCCTGGTTTTGGAACTGACTTCATGAGTAAAGGCAATGAACAGGAATCAATGGCAAGGCTAAAGAAACTCATGACTATAATGGACAGTATGAATGATCAAG AACTTGACAGTACAGATGGTGCCAAAGTTTTCAGTAAGCAGCCAGGAAGAATCCAAAGAGTAGCAAGAGGCTCTGGTGTTTCTACCAGAGATGTTCAGGAGCTTTTGACCCAATACACTAAATTTGCACAGATGGTGAAAAAGATGGGAGGCATCAAAGGGCTTttcaaag gCGGTGATATGTCCAAGAACGTAAACCCATCTCAGCTGGCCAAACTGAATCAGCAGATGGCAAAGATGATGGATCCAAGAGTTCTTCATCATATGG GTGGCATGGCCGGTTTGCAGTCAATGATGAGACAATTTCAACAAGGTGCTGCTGGGAATATGAAAGGCATGATGGGATTCAATAATATGTAA